One Plasmodium knowlesi strain H genome assembly, chromosome: 10 genomic window carries:
- a CDS encoding F-actin-capping protein subunit beta, putative, giving the protein MEEAKIEAALHICNILPAHLFEETIKLLSKVDQNLTNNILINKEGPIKIKFDSEENKHYLGNMFNKEKDSYRSPYSNRYYPEHFPNAYIPSESLRTLEILYNEMYDRYRKAYYVGGLSSVYLWPNPIEEGFVACFLIKKKENYDKFTSLTWEGTHLIQVSITHVTILYQISTTVNFFIKKKNEMTLSASINKALETPKKVSNVDLVKDKYFHMHNMGKMIEGIENSLRKSIEYIYLPKMNDILNSIRMDDLFSSGLYNTDGRADQNMRAISSNIALSRESIQDELRQKLKSRELNVGVEYSLRT; this is encoded by the coding sequence atggaggaagcGAAGATCGAGGCCGCCTTGCACATTTGCAATATTTTGCCTGCGCACTTATTCGAGGAGACAATCAAACTGTTATCCAAAGTTGACCAAAACTTAACGAACAATATTTTGATAAACAAAGAAGGgccaataaaaataaaattcgatagtgaagaaaataaacatTACCTTGGTAATATGttcaataaagaaaaggattcATATAGGTCTCCCTACAGTAACAGATACTATCCTGAACATTTCCCAAATGCGTACATCCCATCGGAATCCTTAAGGACGCTGGAAATTTTGTACAACGAAATGTATGACCGGTACAGGAAAGCATACTACGTAGGTGGATTGTCTTCCGTTTATCTGTGGCCAAATCCAATCGAAGAAGGATTTGTCGCATGTTTTTTAatcaagaaaaaagaaaattacgaCAAATTCACCAGTCTGACATGGGAAGGTACTCATCTTATACAAGTAAGCATAACTCATGTAACAATTCTTTACCAAATTTCTACCactgtaaattttttcattaagaaaaaaaacgaaatgacCCTGTCTGCCTCCATTAACAAAGCTTTGGAAACCCCCAAGAAGGTGTCCAACGTTGATTTGGTGAAGGATAAATATTTCCACATGCACAACATGGGAAAAATGATTGAAGGTATCGAGAACTCCCTGAGGAAAAGTattgaatatatatatttaccaaAAATGAACGACATTTTGAATTCCATTCGGATGGACGATTTGTTTTCGTCTGGTTTGTATAATACTGATGGTCGCGCTGATCAGAACATGCGCGCCATTTCCAGCAACATCGCCTTGTCCAGAGAGAGTATACAGGACGAGTTGAgacaaaaattgaaaagcaGGGAGTTGAACGTAGGGGTGGAGTATTCCCTTCGAACGTGA